The Luteolibacter arcticus genome has a window encoding:
- the kdsA gene encoding 3-deoxy-8-phosphooctulonate synthase, protein MSFEPFQIGSVPVGGPAPFFILGPCALESESFAWEMARSIDEIAKRTGINYLFKASYDKANRTSVKSFRGPGVEEGCRILGEIGKELGVPVTTDVHSPQDAEIAAEHIDLLQIPAFLCRQTDLLEAAAKTGRAVNVKKGQFLAPWDTVNIADKLRSFECRNFLITERGTTFGYNNLVADMRSLYWMRKEGLPVIFDATHSVQRPGGLGGTTGGDGELAPVLARAAIATGIDGIFMETHSDPANALSDGPNQIPLEFLEDLLVRLVAIHHAAHGA, encoded by the coding sequence ATGTCCTTCGAACCCTTCCAAATTGGCAGCGTCCCCGTGGGCGGGCCGGCCCCGTTTTTCATCCTCGGTCCCTGTGCGCTCGAGTCCGAGTCCTTCGCGTGGGAAATGGCCCGCTCGATCGATGAAATCGCCAAGCGCACCGGCATCAACTACCTCTTCAAGGCGTCCTACGACAAAGCGAACCGGACCTCGGTGAAGTCATTCCGCGGCCCCGGCGTCGAGGAAGGCTGCCGGATTCTGGGCGAGATCGGGAAAGAGCTGGGCGTGCCGGTGACCACCGACGTCCACAGCCCGCAGGACGCGGAGATCGCCGCGGAACACATCGACCTGCTGCAAATACCGGCCTTCCTGTGCCGCCAGACCGACCTGCTGGAGGCCGCGGCCAAGACCGGCCGCGCGGTGAATGTGAAGAAGGGCCAATTCCTCGCGCCGTGGGACACGGTGAACATCGCCGACAAGCTCCGCTCCTTCGAATGCCGGAATTTCCTGATCACCGAGCGCGGCACCACTTTCGGCTACAACAACCTGGTGGCCGACATGCGCTCGCTCTACTGGATGCGGAAGGAAGGCCTGCCGGTCATTTTCGACGCCACCCACTCGGTCCAGCGCCCCGGCGGCCTCGGTGGCACGACCGGCGGCGATGGCGAACTCGCTCCGGTCCTGGCCCGTGCGGCCATCGCCACCGGCATCGATGGCATTTTCATGGAAACGCACTCCGACCCGGCGAACGCGCTTTCGGATGGACCGAATCAAATTCCTCTCGAATTTCTGGAGGACTTGCTCGTCCGACTGGTCGCCATTCACCACGCTGCGCACGGCGCTTGA